A single genomic interval of Mycolicibacterium holsaticum DSM 44478 = JCM 12374 harbors:
- the serC gene encoding phosphoserine transaminase, which produces MAELTIPNDLKPGDGRFGCGPSKVRPEQLRALADAGDLFGTSHRQAPVKNLVGRVRDGLRALFSVPDGYEVVLGNGGTTAFWDAAAFGLIDKRSLHLTYGEFSSKFASAVAKNPFVGDPIVVTADPGSAPKPQADPGVDLIAWAHNETSTGVAVPVQRPDGSGDALIAIDATSAAGGLPVDIRDADAYYFAPQKNFASDGGLWVAILSPAALARVEAVASSGRWVPEFLSLPIAIDNSLKNQTYNTPAIGTLIMFADQLEWMLGNGGLDWAVKRTADSSQRLYGWAEAAQFATPFVTDPQLRSQVVGTVDFTDDVDAGAVAATLRANGIVDTEPYRKLGRNQLRIGMFPAVEPDDVSALTACVDWVVERL; this is translated from the coding sequence ATGGCCGAACTGACGATTCCCAACGACCTCAAGCCCGGCGATGGACGGTTCGGCTGCGGGCCCTCCAAGGTTCGCCCCGAGCAGTTACGGGCGCTGGCCGACGCGGGTGACCTGTTCGGGACCTCGCACCGGCAGGCGCCGGTGAAGAACCTCGTCGGCCGGGTCCGCGACGGGTTGCGCGCGTTGTTCTCCGTGCCCGACGGCTACGAAGTGGTCCTCGGCAACGGCGGCACCACCGCGTTCTGGGACGCGGCCGCGTTCGGGTTGATCGACAAGCGCTCGCTGCACCTGACCTACGGAGAGTTCAGCAGCAAGTTCGCCTCGGCGGTGGCCAAGAACCCGTTCGTCGGCGACCCGATCGTCGTCACCGCCGACCCGGGCAGCGCCCCCAAGCCGCAGGCCGACCCGGGCGTCGACCTGATCGCCTGGGCGCACAACGAAACCTCAACGGGCGTCGCGGTTCCCGTGCAGCGGCCCGACGGTTCCGGAGACGCGTTGATCGCGATCGACGCGACGTCCGCGGCCGGCGGTCTGCCGGTGGACATCCGCGACGCCGACGCCTACTACTTCGCGCCGCAGAAGAACTTCGCCAGCGACGGCGGCCTGTGGGTGGCGATTCTCTCGCCTGCCGCGCTGGCGCGCGTCGAGGCCGTCGCCTCCTCGGGCCGCTGGGTGCCCGAATTCCTGTCGCTGCCGATCGCGATCGACAACAGCCTGAAGAACCAGACCTACAACACCCCGGCGATCGGCACGCTGATCATGTTCGCCGATCAGCTGGAATGGATGCTGGGCAACGGCGGCCTGGACTGGGCGGTCAAGCGCACCGCGGACTCCTCGCAGCGGCTGTACGGATGGGCGGAGGCCGCCCAGTTCGCCACGCCGTTCGTCACCGATCCGCAGCTGCGCTCACAGGTCGTCGGCACCGTGGACTTCACCGACGACGTGGACGCCGGCGCCGTCGCGGCCACATTGCGCGCCAACGGGATCGTCGACACCGAGCCGTACCGCAAGCTCGGCCGCAACCAGTTGCGCATCGGGATGTTTCCGGCTGTGGAACCCGACGACGTCAGCGCGTTGACCGCGTGCGTCGACTGGGTGGTGGAACGGCTCTGA
- a CDS encoding DUF3027 domain-containing protein gives MDSVTEFPGPGAAPDLETVLLGAVDEARAAIVEHSGEDTVGEYLGASFEDPTSATHRFLADMPGYRGWQWAVVVAACPGSEHATISEVVLVPGPTALLAPKWVPWEDRIKPGDLSPGDLLAPPTDDPRLVPGYMSSGDPMVDEVAADIGLGRRQVLGPWGRGAAAQRWHDGDFGPNSPMARSTRRVCRDCGFYVPLSGSLGVMFGVCANEFSADGHVVDSEYGCGAHSDTPQPPGSGSPQYPPYDDGVLDLTEPAD, from the coding sequence ATGGACAGCGTGACCGAATTCCCCGGGCCCGGCGCGGCCCCGGACTTGGAGACGGTGCTTCTGGGCGCCGTCGATGAAGCGCGCGCGGCGATCGTCGAGCACAGCGGCGAGGACACCGTCGGGGAGTACCTCGGGGCCAGCTTCGAGGATCCGACCTCGGCGACCCACCGGTTCCTGGCCGACATGCCCGGTTACCGCGGCTGGCAGTGGGCCGTCGTCGTCGCGGCCTGCCCGGGTTCCGAACACGCCACCATCAGCGAAGTCGTCCTGGTACCGGGCCCGACGGCGTTGCTGGCGCCCAAATGGGTGCCGTGGGAGGACCGCATCAAACCCGGCGACCTCAGCCCCGGCGATCTGCTGGCCCCGCCGACCGACGACCCTCGCCTCGTGCCGGGCTACATGTCCAGCGGTGACCCGATGGTCGACGAGGTCGCCGCCGACATCGGCCTGGGCCGACGGCAGGTGCTCGGACCCTGGGGACGCGGGGCGGCCGCGCAGCGTTGGCACGACGGGGACTTCGGCCCGAACTCGCCGATGGCCCGTTCGACGCGGCGGGTGTGTCGCGACTGCGGTTTTTATGTTCCGCTGTCGGGATCGCTCGGCGTGATGTTCGGGGTGTGCGCCAACGAGTTCTCCGCCGACGGGCACGTTGTGGACTCCGAATACGGGTGCGGTGCGCACTCGGACACCCCGCAGCCGCCGGGCAGCGGGTCTCCGCAGTACCCGCCGTACGACGACGGCGTGCTGGATCTGACCGAACCGGCCGACTAA
- a CDS encoding CAP domain-containing protein, whose product MIVFVSTLAAAPAQAGGDEGGAVLNLINATRAANGCGPLAPNPQLAAAAARHANDVLVNGAEGHVGSDGSSISQRVKDAGYAANATIGEVVFWGTGAARNPAAAVTWWMNSPGHRAIITDCGYTEAGFSAVSNGRKMSAAGDFGKR is encoded by the coding sequence GTGATCGTGTTTGTCTCGACGCTCGCCGCCGCGCCGGCTCAGGCCGGCGGCGACGAAGGCGGCGCGGTGCTGAACCTGATCAACGCCACCCGCGCGGCGAACGGGTGCGGGCCGCTCGCACCCAACCCTCAACTGGCGGCTGCCGCCGCGCGGCACGCCAACGATGTGCTGGTCAACGGCGCAGAAGGCCACGTCGGCTCGGACGGGTCATCGATTTCGCAGCGGGTGAAGGACGCCGGCTATGCCGCGAACGCGACGATCGGAGAGGTCGTCTTCTGGGGCACCGGCGCGGCCCGGAACCCGGCCGCCGCGGTCACGTGGTGGATGAACAGCCCGGGCCATCGCGCGATCATCACCGACTGCGGATACACCGAGGCGGGCTTCTCCGCGGTGAGCAACGGCCGCAAGATGTCGGCGGCGGGGGACTTCGGCAAGCGCTAG
- a CDS encoding SRPBCC family protein has translation MAAPLLQTQIDIDAPVSKVWQLVSDLRRMPQWSPQCRRMIPLGGAPRQGSRTININRRNRLIWPTTSRITEFVPEKKLAFQVNENGTVWSFELEPTDTGTRLVQSRHAEHGVKPISTKLVNAFMGGVESFEHELVDGMNQTLTRIKAAAEG, from the coding sequence ATGGCAGCTCCATTGCTACAGACGCAGATCGACATCGACGCCCCGGTCTCCAAGGTCTGGCAGTTGGTCTCGGACCTGCGCCGGATGCCGCAGTGGAGCCCGCAGTGCCGGCGCATGATTCCGCTTGGCGGTGCGCCGCGCCAGGGCAGCCGGACCATCAACATCAACCGGCGCAACAGGCTGATCTGGCCCACCACGAGCCGCATCACCGAGTTCGTTCCGGAAAAGAAGCTGGCGTTTCAGGTCAACGAGAACGGCACGGTGTGGAGCTTCGAACTCGAACCCACCGACACCGGTACCCGGTTGGTGCAGTCTCGGCACGCCGAACACGGCGTCAAACCCATCTCCACCAAGCTGGTGAACGCGTTCATGGGCGGTGTGGAAAGTTTCGAACATGAACTCGTCGACGGCATGAACCAGACCCTGACCCGGATCAAGGCCGCCGCCGAGGGTTAG
- a CDS encoding AurF N-oxygenase family protein: protein MARTRMVRRWRRNMEIGDSPEDKAYVEMLNTLSEGSVRRNFNPYTDIDWDSPEFEVVDNDPRWILPGTDPFGRHPWYQAQPVERQIEIGMWRQANVAKVGLHFESILIRGLMEYAFWTPNGSPEYRYCLHEAVEECNHTMMFQEMVNRIGADVPGMPRLLKWVQPVIPLVAGPLPIPFWFGILAGEEPIDHTQKNVLREGRKLHPIMERVMAIHVAEEARHISFAHEYLRKRLPHLPRRKRFWLSIYVPLTMRILCSAIIVPPRAFWKKFDIPRSVRKDVFFRSPESRQMLRDMFGDVRMLCHDTGLMNPVAKLMWRICKIDGPPSRYRSEPARQHVVAAA from the coding sequence ATGGCCAGGACACGCATGGTCAGGCGTTGGCGTCGCAACATGGAGATCGGCGACAGCCCCGAAGACAAGGCCTACGTCGAGATGCTCAACACCCTCTCCGAGGGGTCGGTGCGACGAAATTTCAACCCGTACACCGACATCGACTGGGATTCCCCCGAATTCGAAGTCGTCGACAACGACCCGCGCTGGATCCTGCCGGGAACCGACCCGTTCGGGCGACACCCCTGGTATCAGGCGCAGCCGGTCGAGCGGCAGATCGAGATCGGGATGTGGCGTCAGGCCAACGTCGCCAAGGTGGGCCTGCACTTCGAGTCGATTCTGATCCGCGGCCTGATGGAGTACGCGTTCTGGACGCCCAACGGGTCACCGGAGTATCGGTACTGCCTGCACGAGGCGGTCGAAGAGTGCAACCACACCATGATGTTTCAGGAGATGGTGAACCGCATCGGCGCCGACGTGCCCGGAATGCCGCGCCTGCTCAAGTGGGTCCAGCCGGTGATCCCGTTGGTCGCCGGGCCGCTGCCGATCCCGTTCTGGTTCGGCATCCTCGCCGGCGAGGAGCCCATCGACCACACGCAGAAAAACGTACTGCGCGAGGGGCGCAAGCTGCACCCGATCATGGAACGCGTGATGGCCATTCACGTCGCCGAGGAGGCTCGCCACATCTCGTTCGCGCACGAGTACCTGCGCAAGCGCCTTCCGCACCTGCCGCGCCGCAAGCGGTTCTGGTTGTCGATCTATGTTCCGCTGACCATGCGGATCCTGTGCTCGGCGATCATCGTTCCGCCGCGCGCGTTTTGGAAGAAATTCGACATCCCGCGCTCGGTGCGCAAGGACGTGTTCTTCCGCTCGCCGGAGTCGCGGCAGATGCTGCGCGACATGTTCGGCGACGTGCGGATGCTGTGCCATGACACCGGGTTGATGAACCCGGTCGCCAAGCTGATGTGGCGGATCTGCAAGATCGACGGCCCACCGAGTCGCTACCGCAGCGAGCCGGCCCGCCAGCACGTCGTCGCCGCCGCGTAA
- a CDS encoding YccF domain-containing protein, protein MRLILNVIWLIFGGLWLALGYLLAALICFVLIITIPFGFASLRIASYALWPFGRTIVEKPGSRTGALIGNVIWVVLFGIWLAIGHVVSAAAMAVTIIGIPLALANLKMIPVSLVPLGKEIVPVDQVGSAFNSTRAAA, encoded by the coding sequence ATGCGCCTGATCCTGAACGTCATCTGGTTGATCTTCGGCGGCCTGTGGCTGGCGCTGGGTTATCTGCTGGCGGCCCTGATCTGCTTTGTCCTGATCATCACGATCCCCTTCGGGTTCGCCTCCCTACGCATCGCCTCCTATGCGCTGTGGCCGTTCGGCCGCACCATCGTCGAGAAGCCGGGCAGCCGTACCGGCGCGCTGATCGGCAATGTCATCTGGGTGGTGCTGTTCGGGATCTGGCTGGCGATCGGTCACGTCGTCAGCGCGGCCGCGATGGCCGTCACGATCATCGGCATTCCGCTCGCGCTGGCCAACCTCAAGATGATCCCGGTGTCGCTGGTGCCCCTCGGTAAGGAGATCGTGCCGGTCGACCAAGTGGGTTCGGCGTTCAATTCGACGCGAGCGGCCGCATGA
- a CDS encoding glutathione S-transferase family protein, with protein sequence MSYVADKAKSAGEFNRDTDYITTRITADGRDGYPVESGRYRLIVARACPWANRTIIVRRLLGLEDALSIGFCGPTHDERSWTFDLDPGGVDPVLGIPRLQDAYFKRFPGYPKGITVPAVVDVPTGEVVTNDFAQMTLDFSTEWTTYHRDGAPQLYPEPLRDEIDEVSQRIYTEVNNGVYRCGFAGTQQAYDKAYDRLFTALDWLSDRLSEQRYLVGDTVTEADVRLFTTLARFDPVYHGHFKCNRQKLSELPVLWAYARDLFQTPGFGDTIDFVQIKQHYYIVHKDINPTQIVPKGPDLSNWLTPHGREALGGRPFGDGTPPGPPVEGERVLPGHGA encoded by the coding sequence GTGAGCTATGTCGCCGACAAGGCCAAGTCAGCTGGCGAGTTCAACCGCGACACCGACTACATCACGACCCGCATCACGGCCGACGGCCGCGACGGCTATCCCGTCGAGTCCGGCCGCTACCGGCTGATCGTGGCGCGGGCCTGCCCGTGGGCCAACCGCACCATCATCGTCCGCAGGCTGCTGGGTCTGGAAGATGCGCTGTCCATTGGCTTTTGCGGCCCCACCCACGACGAGCGCAGCTGGACCTTCGACCTCGACCCCGGCGGGGTGGATCCGGTCCTCGGCATCCCGCGGCTGCAGGACGCCTACTTCAAGCGGTTTCCTGGCTATCCGAAGGGGATCACCGTGCCCGCGGTCGTCGACGTGCCCACCGGTGAGGTGGTCACCAACGACTTCGCGCAGATGACGCTGGACTTCTCCACCGAGTGGACCACGTACCACCGCGACGGCGCACCCCAGCTGTATCCCGAACCGTTGCGCGACGAGATCGACGAGGTGTCCCAGCGCATCTACACCGAGGTCAACAACGGGGTGTACCGGTGCGGGTTCGCCGGCACCCAACAGGCCTACGACAAGGCCTACGACCGGTTGTTCACCGCGCTGGACTGGTTATCGGACCGGCTCAGCGAGCAGCGGTACCTGGTCGGCGACACCGTCACCGAGGCCGACGTGCGGCTGTTCACCACGCTGGCCCGCTTCGACCCGGTCTATCACGGGCACTTCAAGTGCAACCGGCAGAAGCTGTCCGAGTTGCCGGTGCTGTGGGCGTACGCGCGCGACCTGTTCCAGACACCCGGCTTCGGCGACACCATCGACTTCGTGCAGATCAAGCAGCACTACTACATCGTGCACAAGGACATCAACCCGACACAGATCGTGCCGAAAGGCCCGGACCTGTCGAATTGGCTCACCCCGCACGGCCGGGAAGCGTTGGGCGGCAGGCCGTTCGGCGACGGCACCCCGCCCGGCCCGCCGGTGGAAGGTGAGCGGGTGCTGCCGGGTCACGGCGCCTGA
- a CDS encoding MFS transporter — MTGPRRDHRDPAGRRDPRYYPPRPPADADDWADPPAEEHPGMANYPSDGIYRRARRANPTPSANRWLPPLDEPTHHYRYSGPPPGAGAGEKVTVTRAAAQRSREVGSKMYGLVHRAATADGADKSGLTALTWPVVANFAVDAAMAVALANTLFFAAATAESKSKVALYLLITIAPFAVIAPLIGPALDRLQHGRRVALAMSFLLRTVLAVLLIANYDGATGSFPSWVLYPCALGMMVLSKSFSVLRGAVAPRVLPPTIDLVRVNSRLTIFGLLGGTMAGGAIAAAAEYLFNLFEVPGALYVVVAATVAGAVLAMRIPKWVEVTEGEVPATLSYHGRTGELRRGPEQQPAGGAARQPLGRNTITALWGNCTVKVMVGFLFLYPAFVAKSHDASGWEQLKILGLIGAAAAIGNFAGNFTSARLKLGHPAQLVVRCAIAVTVSALLTAVSGNLLVAAAATLITSGASAIAKASLDASLQDDLPERSRASAFGRSESLLQLAWVAGGAIGVLIYTELWAGFTAITAVLILGLAQTVVSYRGDSLIPGLGGNRPVLAEQEGGQVAPAAVRRR; from the coding sequence GTGACCGGACCGCGGCGTGACCACCGGGACCCGGCGGGTCGGCGTGACCCTCGCTACTACCCGCCTCGTCCGCCCGCCGATGCCGACGACTGGGCCGATCCGCCCGCCGAAGAGCACCCGGGGATGGCCAACTACCCCAGCGACGGCATCTACCGTCGCGCGCGCCGAGCCAACCCCACCCCGAGCGCCAATCGCTGGCTGCCGCCGCTGGACGAACCGACGCACCACTACCGCTACTCCGGTCCGCCGCCGGGCGCGGGCGCCGGCGAGAAGGTCACCGTGACGAGGGCGGCCGCGCAGCGCAGCCGCGAAGTCGGGTCCAAGATGTACGGCCTTGTGCACCGGGCCGCGACGGCCGACGGCGCCGACAAATCCGGGCTGACCGCGCTGACCTGGCCGGTGGTCGCGAACTTCGCCGTCGACGCCGCAATGGCCGTCGCCTTGGCCAACACCTTGTTCTTCGCGGCCGCCACCGCGGAGAGCAAGAGCAAGGTCGCGCTCTACCTGCTGATCACGATCGCGCCCTTCGCGGTCATCGCCCCCCTGATCGGACCCGCGCTCGATCGGTTGCAGCACGGCCGCCGCGTCGCGCTCGCGATGTCGTTTCTGCTGCGCACCGTGCTTGCGGTGCTGCTGATCGCGAACTACGACGGGGCGACGGGCAGTTTCCCGTCGTGGGTGCTCTACCCGTGTGCGCTGGGGATGATGGTGCTGTCCAAGTCGTTCAGCGTGCTGCGCGGCGCGGTGGCACCGCGGGTGCTGCCGCCGACGATCGACCTGGTCCGGGTGAACTCTCGGCTGACGATCTTCGGACTGCTCGGCGGAACCATGGCAGGCGGTGCGATCGCCGCCGCCGCGGAGTATCTGTTCAACCTGTTCGAGGTGCCCGGCGCGCTGTATGTCGTGGTCGCGGCGACGGTGGCCGGTGCGGTGCTGGCGATGCGGATCCCGAAGTGGGTGGAGGTCACCGAGGGCGAGGTGCCCGCGACGCTGAGCTACCACGGCCGCACCGGCGAGTTGCGCCGCGGACCCGAGCAGCAGCCCGCCGGCGGTGCGGCACGGCAGCCGTTGGGCCGCAACACGATCACCGCGCTGTGGGGTAACTGCACGGTGAAGGTGATGGTCGGGTTCCTGTTCCTGTACCCGGCGTTCGTCGCCAAATCGCACGACGCCAGCGGGTGGGAGCAACTCAAGATCCTCGGCTTGATCGGCGCCGCCGCGGCGATCGGCAACTTCGCGGGCAACTTCACCAGCGCCCGGCTCAAACTAGGCCACCCGGCGCAGTTGGTGGTGCGCTGCGCCATCGCGGTCACCGTCAGCGCACTGCTCACCGCGGTCAGCGGCAACCTGCTGGTGGCCGCGGCCGCCACGCTGATCACGTCGGGGGCGAGCGCGATCGCCAAGGCCTCGCTGGACGCGTCGCTGCAGGACGACCTGCCCGAGCGTTCACGTGCGTCGGCGTTCGGGCGCTCGGAGTCATTGCTGCAGTTGGCCTGGGTGGCAGGCGGAGCCATCGGGGTGCTGATCTACACCGAACTGTGGGCCGGGTTCACCGCGATCACCGCGGTGTTGATTCTGGGCCTGGCCCAGACGGTGGTCAGCTACCGCGGTGATTCGTTGATCCCGGGCCTGGGCGGCAACCGTCCGGTGCTCGCCGAGCAGGAAGGCGGCCAGGTCGCTCCCGCGGCGGTGAGGCGTCGGTGA
- a CDS encoding DUF2537 domain-containing protein has product MTDDSTPWAMGLTVAAFVGAVTAAAVVVLSLGLMRVHPLLAVGLNLVAVGGLAPTVWGWRRLPVWRWFVLGSGVGVAGAWIALLAVAVNG; this is encoded by the coding sequence GTGACCGACGACTCGACGCCGTGGGCCATGGGGTTGACGGTCGCCGCGTTCGTGGGGGCGGTCACCGCGGCCGCGGTGGTGGTGCTCAGCCTGGGGTTGATGCGCGTGCATCCGCTGCTGGCCGTCGGTCTCAACCTCGTGGCCGTCGGCGGTCTGGCGCCGACGGTGTGGGGATGGCGCAGGCTGCCGGTATGGCGCTGGTTCGTGCTGGGTTCGGGTGTCGGGGTGGCCGGGGCGTGGATCGCGCTGCTGGCCGTCGCCGTCAACGGGTGA
- a CDS encoding DUF2530 domain-containing protein, with protein MSADDPLPPPLPQALLNPWPVIAVIAAGWAVAAVLSFTVPGLADWRPYTVAGLGVGALGTSIFLWQRSAVRRGARGAQSGLD; from the coding sequence ATGTCCGCCGACGATCCGCTGCCCCCACCGTTGCCGCAGGCCCTGCTCAACCCGTGGCCGGTGATCGCGGTGATCGCCGCGGGCTGGGCGGTCGCCGCGGTGTTGTCGTTCACCGTGCCGGGGTTGGCCGACTGGCGGCCCTACACTGTGGCCGGGCTCGGCGTCGGCGCGCTTGGCACATCGATCTTTCTGTGGCAACGTTCCGCTGTGCGCCGCGGCGCCCGGGGCGCACAAAGCGGGCTGGACTGA
- a CDS encoding TrmH family RNA methyltransferase: MHVNVVDVADPADVRLDDFRDLNSVDRRPDLPTGKGLVIAEGVLVVQRMLASRFVLRAMMGTDRRLAELAEDLDGVSAPYYRVQPDVMAEVVGFHLNRGVLASASRPGELSITQVLAGAVGPATSGRCARTIAVLEGVNDHENLGSIFRNAAGLDVDAVVFGAGCADPLYRRAVRVSMGHALLVPYAWATDWPDELHLLRDNGFRLMAMTPDPGARTLAEAMPALADQKLAVLVGAEGPGLTERAMRASDLRVRIPMSRGTDSLNVATAAALAFYERARLVS; the protein is encoded by the coding sequence CTGCACGTGAACGTCGTTGACGTCGCTGACCCCGCCGATGTGCGGCTCGACGACTTTCGGGATCTCAACAGCGTGGACCGCAGGCCCGACCTGCCAACCGGCAAGGGTCTGGTGATCGCCGAGGGGGTGCTGGTGGTCCAGCGGATGCTGGCATCGCGCTTCGTTCTGCGCGCGATGATGGGCACCGACCGCCGGCTCGCCGAGCTCGCCGAGGACCTCGACGGCGTCAGCGCGCCGTACTACCGGGTCCAGCCTGACGTGATGGCCGAGGTGGTCGGTTTTCACCTCAACCGCGGCGTGCTGGCCTCGGCGTCGCGTCCGGGCGAGTTGTCGATCACGCAGGTGCTCGCCGGGGCCGTGGGGCCGGCGACGTCGGGCAGGTGTGCCCGCACCATCGCGGTGCTCGAGGGCGTCAACGATCACGAGAACCTCGGCTCCATCTTCCGCAACGCTGCGGGCCTCGACGTCGATGCGGTGGTGTTCGGCGCCGGGTGTGCCGATCCGCTCTACCGGCGCGCCGTGCGGGTGTCGATGGGCCATGCGCTGCTGGTGCCCTACGCGTGGGCGACCGACTGGCCCGACGAGCTGCATCTGTTGCGCGACAACGGATTTCGGTTGATGGCCATGACACCCGACCCAGGCGCGCGCACTCTTGCCGAGGCGATGCCCGCGCTCGCGGACCAGAAGCTGGCCGTCCTCGTCGGCGCGGAGGGCCCCGGCCTCACCGAGCGCGCGATGCGGGCCAGCGATCTGCGGGTGCGGATCCCGATGTCACGGGGCACCGACTCGCTCAACGTCGCGACCGCTGCCGCGCTGGCGTTCTACGAACGGGCTAGGTTGGTTTCGTGA
- a CDS encoding DUF2771 domain-containing protein produces the protein MKRVVAALAVVAVLASIGTGVLIWRLAQDPRPAHPEISAYTDGQLTRVGPYQYCQVLDPTDCQTPRDGGQLRVDAEHTVQLSVPPAISRAPWVLVRTYEGADVVDEFRPGSRNAVTIPTVDPHRGKLFGFAVQLPTLVRDQDGNEFPVPHAEWSVRTVWP, from the coding sequence GTGAAACGCGTCGTCGCCGCACTGGCGGTCGTGGCGGTCCTCGCATCGATCGGCACCGGGGTGCTGATCTGGCGGCTGGCCCAAGACCCGCGACCCGCGCATCCCGAGATCAGCGCGTACACCGACGGCCAGCTCACCAGGGTCGGCCCGTACCAGTACTGCCAGGTGCTCGACCCGACCGATTGCCAAACCCCGCGCGACGGTGGTCAACTCAGGGTCGACGCCGAGCACACCGTCCAACTGTCGGTGCCGCCGGCCATCTCCCGCGCGCCGTGGGTTTTGGTGCGCACCTACGAGGGCGCCGACGTCGTCGACGAGTTCCGGCCCGGCAGCAGAAACGCGGTCACCATCCCCACCGTCGACCCGCACCGCGGCAAGTTGTTCGGCTTCGCCGTGCAACTGCCGACGCTGGTGCGCGACCAGGACGGCAACGAGTTCCCGGTGCCGCACGCCGAGTGGTCGGTGCGCACGGTCTGGCCGTAG
- a CDS encoding cold-shock protein: MPTGRVKWYDAEKGFGFLSQEDGEDVYVRSSALPAGVETLKAGQRVEFGIASGRRGPQALSLKIIDPPPSLTRTRREAAAAERKHSPDELHGMIEDMITLLESAVQPDLRKGRYPDRKAARRVSEVVRAVARELEA, translated from the coding sequence GTGCCGACCGGCCGGGTGAAGTGGTACGACGCCGAGAAGGGTTTCGGGTTCTTGTCGCAGGAGGACGGCGAGGACGTCTACGTCCGGTCCTCGGCGTTGCCCGCCGGCGTCGAGACCCTCAAGGCCGGCCAGCGGGTGGAGTTCGGTATCGCCTCGGGCCGTCGCGGCCCCCAGGCGCTGAGCCTGAAGATCATCGACCCGCCGCCGAGCCTGACCCGTACCCGTCGCGAGGCGGCCGCCGCCGAACGCAAGCACAGCCCCGACGAGCTGCACGGGATGATCGAGGACATGATCACGCTGCTGGAAAGCGCCGTGCAGCCGGACCTGCGCAAGGGGCGCTACCCGGACCGCAAGGCCGCGCGCCGGGTGTCCGAGGTGGTACGCGCCGTCGCCCGCGAACTGGAGGCCTGA
- the sepH gene encoding septation protein SepH, producing MRELKVVGLDVDGKHIVCEAADSSEKFALLSDDRLRAAVRGDRTGSSQTRSDSEVPNVLRPKEIQSRIRAGASVEQVAASAGVDVERVERFAHPVLLERSRAAELATAAHPVLADGPSVLTLLETVTTALIARGLDPDATNWDAWRNEDGRWTVQLAWKAGMSDNVAHFRFTPGAHGGTVTAFDDAACELIDPDFARPLRPVAPVADLEVEPEEPTLPDTAPASAAAPEPEPPATAKPARARKGKPPVPAWEDVLLGVRSSGQR from the coding sequence ATGCGAGAACTCAAGGTCGTTGGGCTTGACGTCGACGGCAAACACATCGTCTGCGAGGCCGCCGACTCTTCAGAGAAGTTCGCCCTGCTCTCCGATGACCGGTTACGTGCCGCGGTGCGTGGCGACAGGACCGGGTCGAGCCAAACACGAAGCGATTCAGAGGTTCCAAACGTGTTGCGTCCCAAAGAGATTCAATCCAGGATTCGGGCGGGCGCATCCGTCGAACAAGTCGCGGCCTCTGCGGGCGTGGACGTGGAACGCGTCGAGCGGTTCGCGCACCCCGTACTCCTTGAGCGTTCCCGCGCCGCCGAGCTGGCCACCGCAGCGCATCCGGTACTCGCCGACGGTCCCTCGGTGCTGACCCTGCTGGAGACGGTGACGACCGCGCTGATCGCCCGCGGGCTGGATCCGGACGCGACGAACTGGGACGCGTGGCGCAACGAAGACGGCCGCTGGACCGTGCAGCTGGCGTGGAAGGCCGGCATGTCCGACAACGTGGCGCACTTCCGGTTCACCCCCGGTGCGCACGGCGGCACGGTGACCGCGTTCGACGACGCCGCCTGTGAGCTGATCGACCCGGACTTCGCGCGTCCGCTGCGACCTGTCGCCCCGGTCGCCGACCTCGAGGTCGAACCCGAGGAGCCGACCCTGCCCGACACGGCGCCGGCCTCAGCGGCCGCACCCGAACCCGAACCGCCCGCCACCGCGAAGCCCGCGCGTGCCCGCAAGGGTAAGCCGCCGGTGCCGGCCTGGGAGGACGTACTGTTGGGCGTGCGCTCCAGCGGCCAGCGGTAG